The following are encoded in a window of Bremerella alba genomic DNA:
- a CDS encoding outer membrane beta-barrel protein: MKMDWKAAMLAAAMMVGGSTVASAQEAGIYDASQVNYNAIASDCGCASDVACGCDTDLTCGSECGCYSDSCCGGMDWFGCCEHGDAWTLFGENCCGVEIGGWVSAGYYGNFRGVNTNNGNGPVPFRGISNAATLNQAWIYAEKAADAETYCFDLGYRVDAVFGADGPDTQAFGYGNRNRWDNDWDSAVTADGEELYGSAIPQAYMTAAWGDWEVKVGHFYTIIGYEVVQAPDNFFSSYAYTMNYGEPFTHGGVLATYSGVEDTTLWGGYVQGWDTAFDNWEGQATFLGGVSRDLSDSTTITWAVNAGDWGKTNGGNIYMNSFVLTHDIGCGYSYVFQHDLGVQTNIPGEAAYWYGVNQYFFKEINDCWSAGIRAEWFCDEDGARVGFGPGSYYATTVGLNWKPTANVTVRPEARFEKFDGIYGNGGTPYAEGTHDDCVFYGVDAIFTF; this comes from the coding sequence ATGAAAATGGATTGGAAGGCCGCCATGTTGGCAGCCGCAATGATGGTCGGCGGTTCGACCGTCGCTTCGGCTCAGGAAGCTGGCATTTATGACGCCAGCCAGGTCAACTACAACGCAATCGCTTCGGATTGTGGTTGTGCGTCGGATGTAGCATGTGGCTGCGATACCGACCTGACCTGCGGATCAGAATGTGGCTGTTACAGCGACTCTTGCTGTGGCGGCATGGATTGGTTCGGTTGTTGCGAGCATGGCGACGCCTGGACCCTGTTTGGCGAAAACTGCTGCGGAGTTGAAATCGGTGGTTGGGTTTCGGCTGGTTACTATGGCAACTTCCGTGGTGTTAACACCAACAACGGAAATGGCCCGGTTCCCTTCCGAGGTATCTCCAACGCTGCCACGTTGAATCAGGCTTGGATTTACGCCGAAAAGGCTGCCGACGCCGAAACATACTGCTTCGACCTCGGTTACCGAGTTGACGCAGTCTTTGGTGCTGACGGTCCGGACACCCAAGCTTTCGGTTACGGCAATCGTAATCGTTGGGACAACGACTGGGACAGTGCTGTAACGGCAGATGGCGAAGAACTGTACGGTTCGGCCATTCCTCAGGCTTACATGACTGCTGCTTGGGGCGATTGGGAAGTTAAAGTCGGTCACTTCTACACCATCATTGGTTACGAAGTCGTTCAGGCTCCTGACAACTTCTTCTCCAGCTACGCCTACACGATGAACTACGGCGAACCGTTCACCCACGGTGGTGTGCTCGCTACCTACAGCGGTGTTGAAGACACCACGCTTTGGGGCGGTTACGTTCAAGGTTGGGACACGGCTTTTGACAACTGGGAAGGTCAAGCGACTTTCCTCGGTGGTGTTAGCCGCGACCTATCCGACAGCACCACGATCACTTGGGCCGTCAACGCCGGTGACTGGGGCAAGACCAATGGCGGTAACATCTACATGAACAGCTTCGTGCTGACTCATGACATCGGATGTGGCTACAGCTATGTCTTCCAGCACGACTTGGGCGTTCAGACGAACATCCCTGGTGAAGCTGCTTACTGGTACGGTGTTAACCAGTACTTCTTCAAGGAAATCAACGACTGCTGGTCGGCTGGTATCCGTGCAGAATGGTTCTGCGACGAAGACGGTGCTCGTGTTGGCTTCGGGCCAGGTAGCTACTACGCTACGACTGTCGGCTTGAACTGGAAGCCAACTGCCAATGTCACCGTTCGTCCTGAAGCTCGCTTCGAAAAGTTCGACGGCATCTACGGCAACGGCGGCACGCCATACGCCGAAGGCACGCATGATGACTGTGTGTTCTACGGTGTCGACGCTATCTTCACCTTCTAA
- a CDS encoding O-antigen ligase family protein, whose protein sequence is MAAKHKKDRRPTNEPSGSSLLPNFVGTGIAFLAVATPLVSSEGSPERGAELWLAVAWCLLLVLWGATALMKPKLEIRWSWTETCLAGFLVWLTISTWHVAGEGNLRAAFNSYWDYAHVLIAYFLIRQWIVNDSQRHAVLSAMICLAVFVSSFAVYQYVVEMPAQRASYEANAEQILIDNGIDPTPGNPVRSLFESRLNSTEPTATFTLTNSLAGFLVPWILISLGWLKNSFSPDTNWKRVGGFALAIALMGICLLLTKSRTAWLATLFGLTLLGLYGTSIGRRVSWVIPATGLTAALGLFMLGFVTGVLDVEVLSEAPKSVLYRLQYWQGAAAIIANHPLFGCGLGNFQGYYPEFMLPMASETVADPHNFIFEVWASAGTPALLLLVAAMVFWTLQIARAPNPTDTTVEAAKPANQDDPRSAYPLWLGAGLALLFAPLLQMIMQEVSPDYMPVIIGIIPTGFVAWTLWGQPISQNLRLWMSIAIAALVINLLAAGGISFPSVAGSLFLLAAIASPAHCSILLEDGPKKMIPLGVGAIGLMVVTLWGIQPSQARRTQMSLSTLAGRQGDWRAMEQHVKLATAADTWSKEGPAALANVYFQGWVNNSDASLKDREPLLVGLEDALAETFRRAGHSFPLHSTAGEWFLDVYRQSDDPDHLLVAINHFREATHLFPNRAIHQAQLAWALHLADLKEESIAHADEALRLDKLNPHAERYLNRLKIHDPGPWKTVENQKPAPDPELSAKQVIENLRTMGG, encoded by the coding sequence ATGGCAGCCAAGCATAAGAAAGACCGGCGTCCAACGAACGAGCCTTCCGGTTCGTCCTTGTTACCTAACTTCGTGGGAACAGGCATCGCATTTCTCGCCGTTGCAACTCCTCTTGTTTCCAGCGAAGGATCTCCTGAACGAGGCGCCGAGCTATGGCTAGCTGTCGCCTGGTGCCTGCTTCTGGTGTTGTGGGGCGCTACCGCGCTCATGAAACCCAAACTCGAAATTCGCTGGAGTTGGACCGAAACGTGTCTGGCCGGATTTCTCGTCTGGCTCACCATTTCCACTTGGCATGTCGCCGGGGAAGGCAACCTGCGAGCCGCATTCAACAGCTATTGGGACTACGCCCACGTTCTGATTGCATACTTCCTGATCCGGCAATGGATTGTGAATGATTCGCAGCGTCATGCGGTGCTTTCCGCGATGATCTGCCTGGCCGTCTTCGTTTCGTCATTTGCGGTGTACCAATACGTTGTCGAGATGCCAGCGCAACGTGCTTCCTACGAGGCAAATGCCGAGCAAATTTTGATTGACAACGGCATCGACCCAACCCCAGGCAATCCCGTTCGATCGCTGTTCGAGAGTCGCCTTAACAGTACCGAGCCAACCGCCACGTTTACGCTGACCAATTCCTTGGCCGGGTTTCTGGTGCCGTGGATTTTGATCTCTCTCGGCTGGCTGAAGAACTCTTTTTCGCCGGACACCAACTGGAAACGCGTTGGCGGATTCGCTCTGGCAATTGCGCTGATGGGGATTTGCCTACTGCTAACCAAGAGCCGTACCGCCTGGCTCGCGACCCTTTTCGGGCTGACCTTGTTGGGGCTCTACGGAACCTCGATTGGTCGACGCGTCTCGTGGGTGATTCCGGCGACCGGACTGACCGCCGCACTTGGCCTATTCATGCTTGGGTTTGTGACCGGAGTGCTGGATGTCGAGGTTTTAAGTGAAGCTCCCAAATCGGTGCTGTACCGACTTCAGTATTGGCAAGGAGCTGCGGCAATCATCGCCAATCATCCATTGTTTGGCTGCGGGCTCGGCAATTTCCAGGGCTACTATCCTGAATTCATGTTGCCAATGGCCAGCGAAACGGTCGCTGATCCGCACAACTTTATCTTCGAGGTATGGGCCTCGGCAGGAACACCAGCGCTGCTTCTGCTCGTTGCGGCAATGGTGTTTTGGACATTGCAAATCGCCCGTGCTCCGAACCCCACCGACACCACCGTTGAGGCAGCCAAACCTGCGAATCAAGACGACCCGAGATCCGCTTATCCACTATGGCTTGGTGCCGGGCTAGCCCTTTTGTTTGCCCCGCTGCTTCAGATGATCATGCAGGAAGTTTCACCTGACTACATGCCAGTAATCATTGGAATCATCCCCACGGGGTTTGTCGCGTGGACACTCTGGGGCCAGCCGATCTCGCAAAACCTTCGGTTGTGGATGAGTATTGCGATTGCCGCTCTGGTTATCAATTTGCTGGCCGCCGGCGGTATCAGCTTTCCGAGTGTCGCAGGCTCCCTTTTCTTGCTCGCGGCGATCGCTTCACCGGCGCATTGCAGCATCCTCTTGGAAGACGGGCCCAAAAAAATGATCCCGCTGGGTGTGGGAGCGATCGGACTCATGGTTGTGACTTTGTGGGGCATTCAGCCATCGCAAGCTCGACGCACGCAGATGAGTTTGTCGACACTGGCCGGAAGGCAGGGTGATTGGCGAGCCATGGAACAACACGTGAAGCTGGCGACCGCAGCCGATACATGGAGCAAGGAAGGCCCGGCCGCGCTGGCCAACGTTTACTTTCAAGGCTGGGTGAACAACTCGGATGCCAGCCTTAAGGATCGAGAACCCTTGCTGGTGGGACTAGAGGACGCGTTAGCCGAAACGTTCCGCCGTGCCGGTCACTCGTTTCCGCTGCATTCTACGGCGGGCGAGTGGTTCCTCGACGTGTATCGCCAGTCGGACGATCCTGACCACTTGCTCGTCGCGATCAATCATTTCCGCGAAGCAACTCACCTTTTCCCTAACCGAGCGATCCATCAGGCCCAGTTGGCCTGGGCCCTTCATTTGGCGGATTTGAAAGAAGAGAGCATCGCCCATGCTGACGAGGCGCTGCGGCTGGACAAACTTAATCCGCATGCCGAACGCTACCTAAATCGGCTAAAAATCCATGATCCTGGCCCTTGGAAAACAGTCGAGAATCAGAAGCCGGCGCCAGATCCTGAACTTTCTGCCAAACAAGTCATTGAGAATTTGCGTACAATGGGAGGATAG
- a CDS encoding IS630 transposase-related protein, whose product MKAYSREFRRDVLAACDSGGKTREVATRFGVSESWIRRIKQERRESGKVAAKTTRNRKRSWDDWGVWLTQKIDTRSDIYLREIQADLKSELGVEVSLWTICQACRALKRTRKKRR is encoded by the coding sequence ATGAAGGCTTACTCAAGAGAGTTTCGGCGAGATGTGCTCGCAGCGTGTGATTCTGGTGGAAAGACGCGCGAAGTAGCGACTCGGTTTGGTGTGTCTGAATCTTGGATCAGACGGATCAAACAGGAGCGGCGTGAGTCAGGCAAAGTTGCTGCCAAGACGACGCGTAATCGTAAGCGTTCTTGGGATGACTGGGGCGTCTGGCTGACGCAGAAAATCGACACGCGATCCGATATTTACCTGCGTGAGATCCAGGCCGATTTAAAATCGGAATTGGGCGTCGAAGTCTCGCTCTGGACCATTTGCCAGGCGTGCCGTGCTCTCAAGCGGACGCGAAAAAAAAGACGCTGA
- the proS gene encoding proline--tRNA ligase, translated as MAKAPKNAISPTREADYPEWYQQVIKAADLAEISPVRGCMVIKPWGWGIWENMQKVLDGMFKDTGHENAYFPLFIPMSFLEKEAEHVEGFAKECAVVTHHRLEPGPDGGLVPAGKLDEPLIVRPTSETIIGSMYAKWVQSYRDLPILINQWANVVRWELRTRMFLRTAEFLWQEGHTAHATKEEALFETRQMLDVYADFAENYMAMPVIKGEKPSWERFPGADMTVSIEAMMQDRKALQAGTSHFLGQNFSKAQEIKFQSAEGTEEFAWTTSWGVSTRLVGGLIMTHSDDDGLVVPPRLAPKHIVILPIYRSDEEKATVLAFCADLEAKLKAQMYDGAPIRVIMDDRDLRGGEKTWYHIKRGVPVRVEVGPRDVASGSVFVGRRDQTPKEKQAVAVDQFVAELPSTLTEIQDGLFEKAKKLREDHSRKVDSLDELKKWFTPKSDNKPEIHGGFAYVHCADAKEVEDELKKLKLTARCVPVDGEQEPGKCLFTGQEVAQRMLIAKAY; from the coding sequence ATGGCCAAGGCGCCCAAGAACGCAATTAGCCCGACTCGTGAAGCGGACTATCCCGAGTGGTACCAACAAGTGATCAAGGCCGCAGACTTGGCCGAGATATCCCCCGTACGCGGGTGCATGGTGATCAAACCATGGGGCTGGGGTATTTGGGAAAACATGCAAAAAGTTCTCGATGGTATGTTCAAAGATACCGGCCACGAGAATGCTTACTTCCCGCTCTTTATTCCCATGAGTTTTCTGGAAAAAGAGGCCGAGCACGTCGAAGGCTTTGCCAAGGAATGTGCCGTCGTCACGCACCACCGCCTGGAACCAGGACCAGATGGGGGCCTAGTGCCAGCTGGCAAGCTAGACGAACCCCTGATCGTGCGGCCGACCAGTGAAACGATCATTGGCTCGATGTACGCCAAATGGGTGCAGTCGTATCGCGATCTGCCGATTCTGATCAATCAGTGGGCCAATGTCGTTCGCTGGGAACTTCGTACACGGATGTTTCTGCGAACGGCCGAATTCTTATGGCAGGAAGGGCATACGGCGCATGCCACTAAGGAAGAGGCCCTGTTCGAAACGCGTCAGATGCTCGATGTCTATGCGGATTTCGCAGAGAACTACATGGCCATGCCGGTCATCAAAGGCGAAAAGCCGTCGTGGGAACGCTTCCCAGGGGCCGACATGACGGTCAGCATCGAAGCGATGATGCAGGACCGCAAAGCGCTTCAAGCAGGCACTTCTCACTTCCTGGGTCAGAACTTCTCGAAAGCCCAGGAGATCAAGTTTCAGTCGGCGGAAGGGACTGAAGAGTTTGCCTGGACGACATCGTGGGGTGTTTCGACTCGCTTGGTCGGCGGACTAATTATGACCCACAGCGACGATGACGGCCTTGTTGTCCCACCACGATTGGCCCCGAAACACATCGTGATCCTTCCCATCTATCGTAGCGACGAAGAGAAAGCTACGGTCCTCGCGTTTTGTGCTGATTTGGAAGCCAAGCTCAAGGCACAAATGTACGACGGGGCTCCGATTCGCGTGATCATGGATGACCGTGACTTACGGGGCGGTGAAAAGACCTGGTACCACATCAAGCGTGGCGTGCCGGTTCGCGTTGAGGTGGGACCACGCGATGTGGCCTCGGGAAGCGTATTCGTGGGCCGACGCGATCAAACTCCGAAAGAGAAGCAGGCCGTTGCGGTCGATCAATTCGTCGCGGAACTTCCTTCCACGCTCACCGAGATTCAAGATGGCCTATTCGAGAAGGCCAAGAAGCTACGTGAGGACCACTCGCGCAAGGTCGACTCCCTAGATGAACTCAAAAAATGGTTCACCCCCAAGAGCGACAACAAGCCAGAGATTCATGGCGGCTTTGCTTACGTCCACTGTGCGGACGCGAAGGAGGTCGAAGATGAGCTTAAGAAGCTCAAACTAACGGCTCGCTGTGTACCTGTCGATGGCGAGCAGGAACCGGGAAAATGCCTTTTCACCGGGCAGGAAGTTGCTCAGCGGATGTTGATCGCCAAGGCTTACTAG
- a CDS encoding DUF1559 family PulG-like putative transporter, with the protein MNNYVSRATNVRRGFTLVELLVVIAIIGILVGLTLPAVQMAREAGRRAECQNNLKQIGLALTNYSTTDETLPEAVDVNGFTWIAKILPQLEQNNLAESLNMNISADGQAFLETQIEMLQCPSDPENDNLTPVDGIGITNYAGAEGWISALSEQQFNRTVSTSVGGSYSRPAFFDTDGTSGTPNYRAKKVDLGGMFRPAFPTNLAKVTDGLSNTVMVAEVTAAGFTGGVADQTDSGESAFITAGRARAALVGRYPTASQLPGAYSAIEDDAGYLPDGTNAPATSLFAPVFISSQAINSLSQSACTPHNVEQCVFGDGSVHAIALTIDNDVWMQLTAMADGTVIESY; encoded by the coding sequence ATGAACAATTATGTCTCTCGCGCGACGAACGTACGTCGCGGTTTCACGCTCGTGGAGCTCCTGGTCGTTATCGCGATCATTGGGATTTTGGTGGGTTTGACCCTGCCTGCGGTTCAAATGGCCCGTGAGGCCGGTCGGCGTGCCGAGTGCCAGAACAACTTGAAGCAGATTGGTTTGGCCCTGACCAACTATTCGACGACGGATGAAACCCTACCAGAGGCCGTAGACGTCAATGGCTTTACCTGGATCGCCAAGATTTTGCCTCAGCTAGAACAAAACAATCTGGCTGAAAGTCTCAACATGAACATCTCTGCTGATGGGCAGGCATTTCTCGAAACGCAAATAGAGATGTTGCAATGTCCTTCCGACCCAGAGAATGACAACCTGACCCCCGTCGATGGTATCGGCATCACCAACTATGCCGGTGCGGAAGGCTGGATCTCTGCCCTATCGGAGCAACAGTTCAATCGAACTGTATCGACATCCGTTGGAGGCTCCTATTCGCGTCCGGCATTCTTCGACACCGATGGCACCAGTGGCACTCCCAATTACCGCGCCAAGAAGGTGGATTTAGGCGGCATGTTCCGTCCTGCTTTCCCCACCAACTTGGCTAAGGTAACCGACGGCCTATCGAATACCGTCATGGTCGCTGAAGTTACTGCGGCAGGTTTTACTGGTGGCGTTGCTGATCAGACCGATTCTGGTGAGTCGGCGTTCATTACCGCCGGCCGAGCACGAGCGGCACTTGTGGGACGCTATCCGACAGCCTCTCAATTGCCGGGAGCGTATTCGGCAATTGAAGATGATGCTGGTTACCTTCCTGATGGAACAAACGCACCAGCAACATCGCTGTTTGCACCGGTCTTCATTTCGTCGCAGGCAATCAACTCGCTGTCGCAATCGGCATGTACGCCTCATAACGTTGAGCAGTGCGTCTTCGGCGACGGTTCGGTTCACGCGATTGCGTTGACGATCGACAACGACGTTTGGATGCAGCTCACGGCCATGGCTGATGGCACTGTGATCGAATCTTACTAA
- a CDS encoding MraY family glycosyltransferase encodes MTWSPSIAFAFIVAAMLPGLILSLVTTSLVRRWAPKLGLVDLPGERKVHVVPTPLGGGIGIWVGLVVPFAIAQALVWYAANHPDMTFSSNLLQRGWDFAQPHLAGYQEKVIPLWTLLTLATVLFTVGLLDDLTGLGWKIRLAVQFAVAATVVWLLGWKLSFFVDIPLLPEFVTLFWIVALINSFNMLDNMDGLSAGIAGIGSFMLASVLLIAPDPTTAGPQLFVGGFLLVLTGSILGFLYHNRPPAKIFMGDAGSYLIGFCMAVMTILATFGSYENNRQHAILAPLCILAVPLYDLFTVLYIRIREGRSPFQADKCHFSHRLVEMGFSKTSAVLVIYLLTVTCGLGALLLHMVDFVGAIFVLLLVFCVLCLIALIEKAARRKERNRSE; translated from the coding sequence GTGACCTGGAGCCCTAGCATTGCCTTTGCATTTATCGTCGCAGCAATGCTGCCGGGGTTGATTCTATCGCTCGTCACCACGTCGCTGGTGCGCCGCTGGGCTCCGAAGTTGGGTCTGGTCGACCTACCGGGTGAACGTAAAGTGCACGTCGTCCCCACACCACTTGGGGGCGGCATCGGGATTTGGGTCGGTTTAGTCGTTCCGTTTGCCATCGCCCAGGCCCTCGTCTGGTACGCGGCGAACCATCCTGACATGACCTTCAGTTCCAACCTTTTACAGCGTGGCTGGGATTTCGCGCAGCCCCACCTGGCCGGCTATCAAGAGAAAGTCATCCCGCTTTGGACGCTCCTGACTCTGGCCACCGTCCTGTTTACGGTTGGTTTGCTCGACGATTTGACCGGTTTGGGCTGGAAGATTCGTCTTGCCGTTCAGTTTGCGGTCGCTGCAACGGTTGTTTGGCTTCTGGGCTGGAAGCTCAGTTTTTTCGTCGATATTCCGTTGCTACCCGAGTTCGTCACGTTGTTCTGGATTGTGGCGTTGATCAATTCGTTCAATATGCTCGATAACATGGATGGACTTTCGGCCGGGATTGCCGGAATCGGTTCATTCATGTTGGCTTCCGTATTACTAATAGCCCCTGACCCGACCACCGCCGGCCCTCAACTCTTCGTTGGTGGGTTCCTGCTGGTACTCACCGGATCAATTCTCGGCTTTCTTTATCACAACCGACCGCCAGCCAAGATCTTCATGGGGGACGCCGGCAGTTATTTAATCGGGTTTTGCATGGCGGTGATGACCATCCTCGCGACTTTCGGAAGCTACGAAAACAATCGCCAGCATGCGATCCTTGCTCCGCTTTGCATTCTGGCCGTTCCGCTTTACGACTTATTTACCGTTCTCTACATCCGTATTCGTGAAGGGCGGAGTCCTTTTCAAGCGGATAAATGCCACTTCTCCCACCGCTTGGTGGAGATGGGCTTTAGCAAGACGAGCGCCGTATTGGTGATTTACTTGCTGACGGTAACATGCGGCTTGGGTGCGTTGCTGCTGCATATGGTCGATTTCGTCGGAGCTATCTTTGTTTTACTTTTAGTTTTTTGTGTTCTCTGTCTGATCGCCTTGATCGAAAAGGCGGCCCGTCGCAAAGAACGGAATCGAAGCGAGTAG
- a CDS encoding DUF4416 family protein, translating to MGEIQEPRNILPIVAAFSRYPAALAWGKAQAEAAWGEIALVSEPFLLTETTYYDQEMGPEQYKQFWAFSQLRSSADLPDWKRTSNAWEQDYAAQGLWPEQRPLNLDPGYISEAKLVLGTTKDRDHRIYLRDGIYAEVTLHFRRKAWTSWPWTYPDYQRPEYHEFFDRCRTYLRQQLTS from the coding sequence TTGGGAGAAATCCAAGAGCCACGAAATATCTTGCCGATTGTCGCCGCGTTTAGCCGCTATCCGGCGGCACTCGCGTGGGGAAAAGCACAAGCCGAAGCCGCTTGGGGAGAGATCGCCCTGGTCAGCGAGCCTTTTTTGCTAACCGAGACAACCTATTACGATCAGGAAATGGGCCCCGAACAATACAAACAGTTTTGGGCATTTTCTCAACTTCGCTCTTCCGCCGATCTTCCCGATTGGAAACGAACTTCCAATGCCTGGGAACAAGACTACGCCGCGCAGGGACTTTGGCCCGAACAGCGTCCCTTAAACTTGGACCCCGGCTATATCTCGGAAGCCAAGCTGGTCCTTGGCACCACCAAGGATCGTGATCACCGGATTTATTTGCGAGATGGTATCTACGCTGAAGTCACACTTCACTTTCGCCGAAAAGCATGGACCTCGTGGCCTTGGACCTATCCAGACTACCAACGGCCAGAGTATCACGAGTTTTTCGATCGCTGCCGAACCTACCTACGCCAGCAGCTGACGTCGTAG
- a CDS encoding IS630 family transposase, with product MPCSQADAKKKTLIAAEQKRQDVVEKRAQWKRDQSRIDPKRAVFIDETWAKTNMTRTYGRSEQGTRLIEHVPAGRWETTTFLGALRHEGFTAPLTVDGPINGAIVLAWVEQHLAPTLSAGDVVILDNLSSHKVSGVREAIEKTGAELRFLPPYSPDLNPIELAFAKLKKLLRDSAERTVDKLWDLCGRVLDEFSSAECLNYMRHCGYATVNA from the coding sequence GTGCCGTGCTCTCAAGCGGACGCGAAAAAAAAGACGCTGATCGCCGCGGAACAGAAACGCCAAGACGTAGTCGAAAAGCGTGCCCAGTGGAAACGTGATCAATCACGCATCGATCCCAAGCGAGCCGTCTTCATTGATGAGACTTGGGCCAAGACCAATATGACCCGCACGTACGGCCGATCAGAGCAAGGGACGCGGTTGATCGAGCATGTTCCCGCAGGCCGTTGGGAAACGACTACCTTTCTCGGAGCCCTGCGACATGAAGGCTTCACGGCGCCATTAACGGTGGATGGCCCGATCAACGGGGCCATCGTTCTGGCTTGGGTCGAGCAGCACTTGGCACCCACATTGTCCGCCGGGGATGTCGTCATCTTGGACAATCTGTCGAGCCACAAAGTCAGCGGTGTACGCGAGGCGATTGAAAAAACAGGGGCCGAATTGCGTTTTCTGCCGCCGTACTCGCCTGACCTGAATCCTATCGAACTTGCGTTCGCCAAACTTAAGAAACTCCTACGCGATAGTGCCGAGCGAACCGTCGACAAACTATGGGACCTCTGCGGCCGAGTCCTCGACGAGTTCTCCTCAGCAGAATGCCTCAACTACATGCGGCACTGCGGCTACGCTACAGTTAACGCTTAA